A genomic segment from Saccharomyces eubayanus strain FM1318 chromosome IX, whole genome shotgun sequence encodes:
- the PAN6 gene encoding pantoate--beta-alanine ligase PAN6, with protein MRVFHTVEEVVQWRTQELKDTRSRESIGFVPTMGCLHSGHASLISKSVSENTYTVVSIFVNPSQFAPTEDLDNYPRTLPDDIKMLESLNVDVLFAPNAHVMYPQGIPLNVEKQRGPFVSVLGLSEKLEGETRPNFFRGVATVVTKLFNIVMADVAYFGQKDIQQFIVLQCMVDELFVNTKLQMMPIVRNSSGLALSSRNKYLCPKSLKIAENLYRGLKAAEIAIKGLASGARLSRSEIIDIVTQIWAPYVDSHDFKIDYISLADFKTLDELSLVENTREQQPLVISCAVYVTDRENPNTIVRLIDNIVI; from the coding sequence ATGAGGGTTTTCCATACGGTTGAGGAGGTTGTTCAATGGAGAACGCAGGAGCTCAAGGATACCAGATCCAGAGAATCCATTGGGTTTGTCCCCACAATGGGTTGCCTGCACTCGGGCCATGCTAGTTTGATCTCGAAATCTGTGAGTGAAAACACATACACTGTGGTCAGTATATTCGTCAATCCTTCGCAGTTTGCCCCCACAGAGGATCTAGATAACTATCCTCGGACTCTACCGGATGATATCAAAATGCTTGAATCGTTGAACGTAGACGTTTTATTTGCACCCAACGCTCATGTCATGTATCCACAAGGGATCCCTCTCAACGTGGAAAAGCAGAGAGGGCCTTTTGTCAGTGTTCTTGGGCTGAGTGAGAAACTGGAGGGTGAGACGAGACCTAACTTCTTCAGAGGCGTGGCTACTGTCGTGACCAAATTGTTTAACATTGTAATGGCTGATGTGGCCTATTTTGGCCAGAAGGACATCCAGCAATTCATTGTTCTGCAGTGTATGGTGGACGAGCTGTTCGTCAATACAAAGTTGCAGATGATGCCCATTGTTAGAAACAGCAGTGGCCTGGCTTTAAGTAGCAGAAACAAATATCTCTGCCCAAAGTCTCTAAAGATTGCTGAAAACCTATACCGTGGACTAAAAGCTGCAGAAATTGCAATCAAGGGCTTGGCATCCGGGGCTCGTCTCTCTAGATCAGAAATCATTGACATCGTCACCCAAATTTGGGCACCATACGTTGATTCCCACGATTTTAAGATAGACTACATTTCGTTGGCAGATTTTAAAACACTCGATGAGCTGTCTCTTGTTGAAAACACTAGAGAGCAACAGCCACTTGTGATCAGTTGTGCCGTATACGTGACTGACCGCGAAAATCCGAATACCATCGTTAGATTGATAGACAACATTGTTATCTAG
- the NDC80 gene encoding kinetochore-associated Ndc80 complex subunit NDC80 produces MQSSTSTDQHVLHHMDPHRFTSQIPTASSSQLRRRNSTNPGLTDMINKSIARNTIGGTGIPTGGINKKKNSRSTVAGGTNSTALAFNDKPINSNSSNRLSINQIGNIQQHLSNRDPRPLRDKNFQNAIQEEIFDYLKKNKFDIETNHPISIKFLKQPTQKGFIIIFKWLYSRLDPGYGFTRSIENEIYQILKNLRYPFLESINKSQISAVGGSNWHKFLGMLHWLVRTNIKLDMCLNKVDRSLISQNTQEMTILNQPLKTLDEQDQRQEKYELMVEKLLIDYFTESYKSFLKLEDNYAPSMQDLKSGFEKFVHVINADISNLQNQNDTLYEKYQEVMKISQKVKTTREKWKALKSDSNKYESYVNAMKQKSQEWPSKLEKMKSECSVKKEEIKALETNIDELHKILKRKGISTEQFELQNHEREELTKELDKINFQSDKLTSSIKSRKLEAEGIFKSLLDTLRQYDLSIQNLVRSRNQLGHHVDESCLKINIPDNLLDAELHDSITYQQLLPKGSGISESIKKCILKLNDDIHERIKAIEKDNTTLEKDIKNLKYDINEKTQVNERLELELSEANSKFELSKQENERLLVAQRIEIEKMEKKISDSNLLMKTKISDAEELVTSTELKLEELKVDLNRKRYKLHQKVIHVIDVTSKFKISIQSSLENSENSLGSIIEELKHLEFDKEHQ; encoded by the coding sequence ATGCAAAGCTCGACAAGTACAGACCAGCATGTGCTACATCACATGGACCCTCATAGGTTCACATCGCAAATACCTACTGCTTCATCGTCGCAATTGAGGAGAAGAAATAGTACGAACCCCGGTCTAACAGACATGATCAACAAGAGTATTGCAAGAAACACGATAGGTGGTACCGGCATTCCTACGGGAGGtatcaacaaaaagaaaaattcaagaagcACGGTTGCAGGTGGTACAAATAGCACGGCATTGGCCTTCAATGATAAACCGATCAACAGTAATAGCAGCAATAGGTTATCAATAAATCAGATCGGTAACATACAGCAGCACCTAAGTAATAGAGATCCGAGGCCATTAAGGGacaaaaatttccaaaacgccattcaagaagagatttttgattatttgaagaaaaataaatttgacATCGAAACAAACCACCCcatttcaataaagtttttaaaaCAACCTACCCAAAAAGgttttatcattatctttAAGTGGTTATATTCCAGACTCGACCCAGGTTATGGTTTCACTAGGtcaattgaaaatgaaatctaccaaattttaaaaaatttacgTTATCCGTTCCTAGAATCAATCAATAAATCGCAAATTTCTGCCGTAGGTGGTTCGAATTGGCATAAATTCCTGGGTATGTTACATTGGTTAGTACGAACAAATATCAAACTGGATATGTGTTTAAATAAAGTGGATCGTTCATTGATCAGTCAAAATACGCAAGAAATGACAATCTTAAACCAACCTTTAAAAACTTTGGATGAACAGGACCAAAGACAGGAAAAATACGAGCTCATGGTGGAAAAACTTTTAATCGATTATTTTACAGAATCCTacaaaagttttttaaaACTAGAAGATAATTACGCCCCATCGAtgcaagatttgaaatcgggttttgaaaaatttgttcATGTAATCAATGCGGATATATCTAATTTGCAAAATCAGAATGACACTCTTTATGAAAAGTATCAAGAAGTTATGAAAATAAGTCAAAAAGTCAAAACTACTAGAGAAAAATGGAAGGCGCTAAAAAGTGATTCTAACAAATATGAGAGTTATGTTAATGCAATGAAGCAAAAAAGTCAAGAATGGCCAAGTAAATtagaaaagatgaaatcTGAATGTAGcgtgaaaaaagaagagattaAAGCTTTAGAAACTaatattgatgaattgcacaaaattttgaaaagaaagggGATCTCCACTGAACAATTTGAATTACAGAATCACGAAAGAGAAGAGCTAACAAAGGAACTGGATAAAATAAACTTTCAATCCGATAAATTAACGAGTTCCATCAAGTCTAGAAAGCTAGAAGCTGAGGGTATTTTTAAAAGCTTGTTGGACACCTTGAGGCAATACGATCTATCAATACAAAACTTGGTAAGATCGCGTAATCAATTAGGTCATCATGTTGATGAATCGTGTTTAAAAATCAACATTCCAGATAATCTGCTAGACGCAGAACTTCACGATAGCATTACATACCAGCAATTATTACCCAAAGGATCCGGAATCAGCGAATCTATTAAAAAATGCATattaaaattaaatgatGATATCCATGAAAGGATCAAAGCTATTGAGAAAGATAATACAACATTAgaaaaagatatcaaaaacttgaaatatGACATAAATGAGAAAACCCAAGTCAACGAAAGACTCGAGTTGGAGTTATCTGAAGCAAACTCCAAATTTGAACTttccaaacaagaaaacgaaCGATTACTAGTAGCACAGAGAATTGAAATCGAAaaaatggagaaaaaaataagtgACTCAAATCttttaatgaaaaccaaaatatcAGACGCTGAAGAATTAGTGACTTCGACAGAGCTAAAATTGGAAGAATTAAAAGTTGATCTGAATAGGAAACGATACAAGCTGCATCAAAAAGTGATTCATGTAATTGATGTAACAAGTAAATTTAAAATCAGTATTCAATCATCATTAGAAAACTCCGAAAATAGCTTGGGAAGCATTATCGAAGAGCTAAAACATTTGGAGTTTGACAAGGAACATCAGtag
- the SSL2 gene encoding TFIIH/NER complex ATPase/helicase subunit SSL2, with product MTDVESRETKSNGKIFPDMGGAFFSSDEDSPATDVENDDNYEDGKETLTAVGEERDTGAMVTGLKKIRKKTKSSRHTAATDSSMNQMDAKDKALLHDNNSDIPADFVPDSVSGMFRSHDFSYLRLRPDHASRPLWISPSDGRIILESFSPLAEQAQDFLVTIAEPISRPSHIHEYKITAYSLYAAVSVGLETDDILSVLDRLSKVPVAESILNFIKGATISYGKVKLVIKHNRYFVETTQADILQMLLNDSVIGPLRIDSDHQAQPADDKEQQIQQPGGKPAANVNPNDVEAVFSAVIGGDNERDDDDDDLDAVHSFEIANESVEVVKKRCQEIDYPVLEEYDFRNDHRNPDLDIDLKPSTQIRPYQEKSLSKMFGNGRARSGIIVLPCGAGKTLVGITAACTIKKSVIVLCTSSVSVMQWRQQFLQWCTLQPENCAVFTSDNKEMFQTEAGLVVSTYSMVANTRNRSHDSQKVMDFLTGREWGFIILDEVHVVPAAMFRRVVSTIAAHAKLGLTATLVREDDKIGDLNFLIGPKLYEANWMELSQKGHIANVQCAEVWCPMTAEFYQEYLRETARKRMLLYIMNPTKFQACQFLIQYHERRGDKIIVFSDNVYALQEYALKMGKPFIYGSTPQQERMNILQNFQYNDQINTIFLSKVGDTSIDLPEATCLIQISSHYGSRRQEAQRLGRILRAKRRNDQGFNAFFYSLVSKDTQEMYYSTKRQAFLVDQGYAFKVITHLHGMENIPNLAYASPRERRELLQEVLLKNEEAAGIEAGDDADNSVGRGSNGHKRFKSKAVRGEGSLAGLAGGEDMAYMEYITNKNKELKEHHPLIRKMYYKNLKK from the coding sequence ATGACGGACGTCGAAAGCCGCGAGACCAAGAGCAACGGAAAGATCTTCCCAGATATGGGGGGAGCCTTTTTCTCATCAGATGAGGATTCTCCAGCTACTGATGTAGAGAACGACGATAACTACGAAGATGGCAAGGAAACGCTTACTGCAGTTGGCGAGGAACGGGACACTGGTGCCATGGTTACAGGACTGAAGAAAATACGGAAGAAGACCAAAAGTAGCAGGCATACCGCCGCAACGGATTCTTCTATGAATCAAATGGACGCTAAGGATAAGGCGCTCTTGCACGACAACAATAGCGATATACCAGCAGATTTCGTTCCAGATTCTGTTTCAGGGATGTTCAGAAGCCATGATTTTAGTTATCTGCGGTTAAGGCCGGATCACGCTTCAAGGCCCCTTTGGATTTCCCCAAGTGACGGTAGGatcattttggaaagtttCTCTCCTTTGGCTGAACAAGCTCAAGACTTTTTGGTCACTATTGCAGAACCCATAAGTAGGCCCTCCCATATTCACGAATACAAGATCACAGCATATTCCTTGTACGCAGCCGTTTCTGTGGGGTTGGAAACGGACGATATCCTTTCCGTCCTGGATAGGCTGTCCAAAGTACCCGTGGCAGAATCTATACTTAACTTCATCAAGGGGGCCACTATCTCGTATGGTAAAGTGAAACTGGTCATTAAGCATAATAGATATTTCGTCGAAACCACCCAAGCTGATATTTTACAAATGCTATTAAACGATTCCGTTATTGGGCCCCTAAGAATAGATAGTGACCATCAAGCACAACCAGCGGACGATAAAGAGCAACAGATCCAACAACCGGGCGGTAAGCCCGCTGCCAACGTTAATCCAAATGATGTGGAGGCCGTGTTCAGTGCAGTTATTGGCGGCGACAACGAGCgtgacgatgacgacgacgaccTTGATGCAGttcattcttttgaaattgccaATGAGTCCGTGGAAGTCGTTAAGAAAAGATGCCAAGAGATTGATTATCCCGTTTTGGAAGAATATGATTTCAGAAACGACCATAGAAATCCAGATTTAGATATCGATTTGAAACCCTCTACTCAGATCAGACCTTACCAAGAAAAGTCACTAAGTAAAATGTTTGGTAATGGTCGTGCTCGTTCGGGTATCATTGTTTTGCCGTGTGGTGCAGGTAAGACTTTGGTTGGTATTACTGCAGCGTGCACTATCAAAAAATCGGTAATTGTTTTGTGTACTTCGTCAGTGTCTGTCATGCAATGGAGACAGCAATTTTTGCAATGGTGTACCTTACAACCCGAAAATTGTGCAGTTTTCACCTCTGACAATAAGGAAATGTTTCAAACTGAAGCCGGTTTGGTTGTATCCACTTATTCAATGGTGGCAAATACAAGAAACAGATCACATGATTCCCAAAAAGTCATGGATTTTTTAACCGGTAGAGAATGGGGGTTCATTATTCTTGACGAGGTCCATGTCGTGCCAGCCGCAATGTTCCGTAGAGTCGTTTCCACCATTGCGGCACATGCCAAATTGGGGTTGACTGCGACTTTGGTTAGAGAAGATGATAAAATCGgtgatttgaatttcttaaTTGGTCCAAAACTTTACGAAGCAAATTGGATGGAACTGTCTCAGAAAGGGCATATTGCAAACGTTCAATGTGCAGAAGTTTGGTGTCCCATGACAGCAGAGTTTTATCAAGAATATTTAAGAGAAACTGCAAGGAAAAGAATGCTGTTGTACATCATGAATCCGACCAAGTTTCAAGCATGTCAATTCTTAATTCAATATCATGAAAGAAGGGGCGATAAGATTATTGTCTTTTCCGATAATGTTTATGCTTTACAGGAGTATGCTCTGAAGATGGGGAAACCTTTTATTTATGGTTCCACGCCACAACAAGAACGTATGAATATTctacaaaattttcaatataaCGACCAGATCaataccatttttttatcaaaagtGGGTGATACGTCCATTGATTTACCGGAGGCTACATGCTTAATCCAAATCTCTTCGCACTATGGGTCTCGTCGTCAAGAAGCTCAAAGATTAGGGAGAATTCTAAGAGCCAAAAGACGTAATGATCAAGGGTTCAATGCATTCTTTTACTCCTTGGTTTCCAAGGATACTCAAGAGATGTATTATTCAACGAAGAGACAAGCTTTCCTTGTAGATCAAGGTTACGCATTTAAAGTTATTACACATTTACATGGGATGGAAAACATTCCAAACCTGGCATACGCCTCGCCAAGGGAACGTAGAGAACTTTTGCAAGAAGTCTTGTTGAAAAACGAAGAAGCCGCGGGTATCGAAGCCGGTGATGATGCTGACAATTCTGTTGGGAGAGGCTCAAACGGTCACAAGagattcaaatcaaaagCTGTTAGAGGCGAAGGTTCGTTGGCTGGTCTTGCTGGTGGTGAAGATATGGCATACATGGAATATATCAcgaataaaaacaaagaattaaaGGAACATCACCCACTGATTAGAAAGATGTACTATaagaatttaaaaaaatga
- the CCT2 gene encoding chaperonin-containing T-complex subunit CCT2, whose product MSVQIFGDQVTEERAENARLSAFVGAIAVGDLVKSTLGPKGMDKLLQSASSNTCMVTNDGATILKSIPLDNPAAKVLVNISKVQDDEVGDGTTSVTVLSAELLREAEKLIDQSKIHPQTIIEGYRLASAAALDALAKAAVDNSQDKTKFREDLVHIAKTTLSSKILSQDKDHFAELATTAILRLKGSTNLEHIQIIKILGGKLSDSFLDEGFILAKKFGNNQPKRIENAKILIANTTLDTDKVKIFGTKFKVDSTAKLAELEKAEREKMKSKIAKISKFGINTFINRQLIYDYPEQLFTDLGINSIEHADFEGVERLALVTGGEVVSTFDEPSKCKLGECDVIEEIILGEQPFLKFSGCKAGEACTIVLRGATEQMLDEAERSLHDALSVLSQTTKETRTVLGGGCAEMVMSKAVDTQAQNIDGKKSLAVDAFARALRQLPTILADNAGFDSSELVSKLRSSIYNGISTSGLDLNNGTIADMRELGIVESYKLKRAVVSSASEAAEVLLRVDNIIRARPRTANRQHM is encoded by the coding sequence ATGAGTGTACAGATATTTGGAGATCAAGTGACAGAAGAAAGAGCGGAAAATGCTCGTTTGTCGGCTTTCGTGGGAGCCATTGCCGTGGGTGATTTAGTGAAAAGCACGTTGGGCCCTAAGGGGATGGACAAGTTGTTGCAGAGTGCATCGAGCAATACTTGCATGGTGACGAATGATGGTGCAACGATCCTGAAGTCGATTCCGTTGGACAACCCAGCTGCTAAAGTGCTGGTGAACATCAGTAAAGTGCAGGACGACGAGGTTGGTGACGGTACCACCAGTGTGACTGTGTTGAGTGCAGAATTGCTTAGAGAGGCGGAGAAATTGATCGATCAGTCCAAGATTCACCCTCAGACCATCATTGAAGGTTACAGATTAGCCTCGGCGGCTGCGTTGGACGCGTTGGCGAAAGCAGCCGTGGACAACTCCCAAGATAAGACCAAGTTCCGTGAGGATTTGGTTCATATTGCCAAGACTACACTATCTTCCAAGATCCTGTCTCAAGACAAGGACCATTTTGCCGAGTTGGCCACCACTGCGATCTTGAGATTGAAAGGATCTACCAATCTAGAACACATCCAGATCATCAAAATTCTTGGTGGGAAACTATCGGACTCGTTCCTTGACGAAGGTTTTATTCTCGCCAAGAAGTTTGGTAACAATCAACCAAAGAGAATTGAGAACGCCAAGATTCTAATTGCTAATACTACTTTGGACACAGACAAAGTCAAAATTTTCGGGACAAAGTTCAAAGTCGACTCCACTGCCAAATTGGCAGAACTAGAAAAGGCGGAGCGtgaaaagatgaagagcAAAATTGCCAAAATCTCCAAGTTTGGTATCAACACTTTCATCAACAGACAGCTAATTTATGACTACCCAGAGCAACTCTTTACAGATTTGGGTATAAACTCCATCGAACATGCGGATTTCGAAGGTGTCGAAAGACTAGCTTTAGTCACGGGTGGTGAAGTGGTGTCCACGTTCGACGAGCCAAGCAAATGCAAATTAGGAGAATGTGACGTGATCGAGGAGATCATACTTGGCGAACAGCCATTCTTGAAGTTCAGTGGCTGCAAAGCTGGCGAGGCCTGTACCATCGTTTTAAGAGGTGCCACCGAACAGATGCTAGACGAAGCTGAGAGATCCTTACACGACGCATTGTCCGTGCTGTCCCAGACCACTAAGGAAACAAGAACAGTCTTAGGTGGCGGTTGCGCCGAGATGGTCATGTCCAAAGCCGTGGACACTCAAGCGCAAAACATCGATGGGAAGAAGTCCCTTGCTGTGGACGCCTTTGCCCGCGCCTTAAGACAGCTGCCAACTATTTTGGCAGACAACGCCGGATTCGACAGCAGCGAGCTCGTGTCCAAGCTAAGATCCTCCATATACAACGGTATCTCTACTTCCGGCCTGGACCTCAACAACGGGACTATCGCCGACATGAGAGAGCTAGGTATCGTCGAGAGCTACAAGCTGAAGCGAGCAGTCGTGAGCTCAGCATCTGAAGCCGCTGAGGTGCTACTAAGAGTGGACAACATCATCCGTGCCAGACCAAGAACCGCCAATAGACAGCATATGTAA
- the AXL2 gene encoding Axl2p yields the protein MVQLQLSLLLVPIISLLHLVVATPYEAYPIGKQYPPVARLNESFTFQISNDTYKSSVDKTAQITYNCFDLPDWLSFDAGSRTFSGEPSSNLLSDANTTLYYNVVLEGTDPTDSTTLNNTYQFVVSNRPSISLSSDFNLLALLKNYGYTNGKNALKLAPNEVFNVTFDRSMFTNEDSIVSYYGRTELYNAPLPNWLFFDSDELKFTGTAPVINSEIAPETSYDFVIIATDIEGFSAVEVTFELVIGAHQLTTSIQNSLIINVTDTGNISYNLPLSYVYLDDDPIASEKVGSIDLLNAPDWISLDNTTISGSVPDDMLGKNSNPANFSVSIYDTYGDVVYFNFEVVSTTDLFAISSLPNINATRGEWFSYFFLPSQFTDYSNTTVSLEFTNSSQNHDWLNFHSSNLTLMGQVPNNLEKLSLALMANQGSHSQELDFNIIGMNSKTTHSNHSSNATSTMSSHRSTSTSSYTTSTQTQTMLTSTATSSSAVVPTANKKSSHSKKTVAIVCGVVIPLGIILIAVILFLIFWRRRKENSDNEKSPNAISGPDLDNAANKPNQGNATSLDNPFDDDASSYDDTSIARRLAALNTLKLDDHSTSESEISSIDEKRDSSSVMDMYDDAFQSQSKEELLEKSPAQPVASPFFDPQNRSSSVYMDSEPAVNKSWRYTGDLPAVPDGVRDSYGSQQTVDTEKLFDLDVPPKQKQNNTLRDVTLSSLDPWNDNINDSSIKNTRAPTPKNKTTNGNLPLPDSRSVTNGRTPTTMSTSSSDDFVPVKDGKTFCWVHSTEPDRQPSKKRLVDFSNKSNVNIGQVEDIQGRIPETL from the coding sequence ATGGTACAGCTTCAACTTTCGTTATTGTTGGTACCTATTATATCGCTACTCCACCTGGTGGTAGCCACGCCCTACGAGGCATATCCCATTGGGAAGCAGTACCCTCCGGTGGCAAGGCTCAATGAGTCGTTCACATTCCAGATTTCCAACGATACCTACAAATCTTCCGTGGACAAAACAGCCCAAATTACATACAATTGCTTCGACTTGCCGGACTGGCTCTCGTTCGATGCCGGTTCAAGAACCTTCTCAGGCGAGCCTTCCTCCAACTTACTATCTGACGCTAACACTACACTATACTACAACGTGGTACTTGAAGGTACGGATCCTACTGATAGCACGACTTTGAACAACACGTACCAGTTCGTAGTCAGCAACCGTCCATCCATCTCTTTGTCGTCGGATTTCAACCTGTTGGCGTTGCTGAAAAACTACGGTTACACTAACGGTAAAAATGCATTGAAACTTGCTCCTAATGAGGTTTTCAATGTGACTTTTGACCGTTCGATGTTCACTAACGAGGATTCCATCGTGTCATACTACGGGCGCACTGAATTGTATAATGCACCTTTACCCAATTGGTTGTTCTTCGACTCCGATGAGTTGAAATTCACTGGGACTGCACCCGTAATCAATTCAGAAATTGCCCCAGAGACAAGTTACGATTTTGTCATTATTGCCACAGATATCGAAGGATTCTCCGCCGTTGAAGTGACGTTTGAGTTGGTTATTGGTGCGCATCAATTGACTACCTCCATCCAAAATAGCCTAATTATAAACGTCACGGATACCGGTAACATCTCATATAATTTACCTTTAAGTTATGTGTATCTCGATGACGATCCAATCGCTTCCGAAAAAGTGGGTTCTATAGACCTGCTCAATGCTCCGGATTGGATTTCATTAGACAATACCACCATTTCTGGTTCTGTTCCAGATGATATGCTCGGTAAAAACTCCAACCCTGCCAACTTTTCTGTATCCATTTACGACACTTACGGTGATGTGGtttattttaattttgaagtGGTCTCTACGACAGACTTATTTGCTATTAGTTCTCTGCCCAATATCAATGCCACAAGAGGAGAATGGTTCagctatttttttctgccCTCTCAGTTCACAGACTATTCAAATACAACAGTCTCGCTGGAGTTCACTAATTCAAGCCAAAATCACGATTGGCTAAATTTCCACTCTTCTAACTTAACCTTGATGGGTCAAGTACCCAATAATCTCGAAAAGCTTTCATTGGCCTTAATGGCGAATCAAGGCTCTCATTCTCAAGAGCTAGATTTCAACATTATTGGtatgaattcaaaaacaactcACTCGAACCATAGCTCGAATGCTACATCTACAATGAGCTCTCATCGCTCTACTTCAACGAGTTCTTACACAACCTCTACACAGACCCAAACTATGTTGACCTCTACAGCTACTTCATCCTCAGCAGTGGTACCCACAGCAAACAAGAAGTCCTCTCACAGCAAAAAGACAGTGGCCATCGTATGCGGTGTAGTCATCCCTCTGGGCATCATTCTCATTGCCGTCATATTGTTCTTAATCTTCTGGAGACgtagaaaagaaaattctgacaatgaaaaatcacCAAATGCTATCAGCGGGCCTGATTTAGATAATGCTGCAAACAAGCCCAACCAAGGAAATGCCACGTCTTTGGATAACCCATTCGATGATGATGCCTCTTCATATGATGACACCTCGATAGCAAGGAGATTGGCTGCTTTGAACACTCTAAAGTTGGATGATCATTCCACGTCTGAATCGGAAATCTCCAGCATcgatgaaaagagagattCTTCATCGGTTATGGACATGTACGATGACGCATTTCAGTCCCAAAGCAAAGAGGAACTACTCGAAAAATCACCAGCACAGCCTGTAGCAAGCCCCTTCTTTGACCCTCAGAATagatcttcttcagtttaCATGGACAGTGAGCCGGCCGTAAATAAATCCTGGAGATATACGGGCGACTTACCAGCAGTTCCTGACGGTGTCAGAGACAGCTATGGCTCACAACAAACAGTGGATACAGAGAAACTATTTGACTTGGATGTGCCgccaaaacaaaaacagaaCAACACATTAAGAGACGTTACTTTGTCTTCATTGGACCCATGGAACGACAATATTAATGATTCCTCGATAAAGAATACAAGGGCGCCAACGccgaagaacaaaacaacaaatggTAACCTTCCCTTGCCAGATTCTCGTTCTGTAACAAATGGAAgaacaccaacaacaatgtCAACCTCGTCTTctgatgattttgttcCAGTCAAAGACGGTAAGACTTTCTGCTGGGTTCACAGTACAGAACCAGACAGACAACcaagcaagaaaagacttgtggatttttcaaacaagaGTAATGTCAATATTGGTCAAGTTGAAGACATTCAGGGACGCATCCCAGAAACGCTATGA